The Anopheles coluzzii chromosome 2, AcolN3, whole genome shotgun sequence genome window below encodes:
- the LOC120956195 gene encoding uncharacterized protein LOC120956195, giving the protein MPAQPLILSSRRTILIAILARYEEFLQNYQPDRDSIEVETRMAKFDQICKDLENLQQQLEDSATTAEEMTHNAALREDFERRLIRVQSALKAKYREIPRSEVSQQGADKVIADLPAHDVSTRGWNIPSEFVLADPQFDKSAPIDLILGARHYASFFTNVKSHELAPNLPTMLNSVFGWVMIGPTSPQNPASPTDCTAASTIVCMASLEESLERFWKLEELSVNDSYSPDERRCETLYKETTQRDESGRYIVRLPKQTDFTEKLGQSKTTALRRFELLERRLERNPQLKEDYHAFMKEYLELGHMSLMNKDSGDERAYYLPHHPVFKASSTTTKVRVVFDGSAKTSTGYSLNDILCVGPIVQDELLDIVLRFRTYQIALVGDIAKMYRQILLHSDDCRLVRIFFRFSPQAPIQVYELNTVTYGLAPSSFLATRTLIQLAEDEGTEYALAPAALKRNFYVDDFIGGANNVREAVQLRKELSALLAKGGFELRKWTSNNLSVLSGLSTEYIGTHSSLHFIPNETVKALGISWKPESDELCFESNTEADEATSTKRSILSSIAKMYDPLGLIAPVIVRAKMLMQELWLLKSGWDEPVPNHICKKWKAIQSDWKTLSEYRTNRYALLPDATVEFHTFTDASEAAYGACVYARCENAAGEVRISLLASKSRVAPLKRVTLPRLELSAAVLGAHLHHRVKEAMQIVCAESFFWSDSTVTLKWIASPPNSWKTFVANRVAEVQHYSHPRQWRHVPGTSNPADLVSRGMSAAHFTQNQLWNNGPDWLVQPSSHWPSSDPEPSDEADLETRQVSAALVCTQTHPWFGISSSFTRMVRIIAYCIRFVRNTKQKARSQRPIPHTNASKTITPKYVDAAKTVLCRLAQQDAFSAEIKQLKKGEALMKQSPLRKLTPFLDTEEVIRVGGRLNLSQLPYQSKHPAVLPKNHKFTRLLAEDYHEEMKHASGRLLLSRIRELYWPLDGRRLVKSIARNCFRCIRQDPTLARQPVGQLPPSRITPSRPFSVTGVDYAGPFYLKPAHRKAAATKSYLCVFVCFATKAVHLELVGDLTTAGFLAALRRFTSRRGLPAHIHSDNGKNFEGAERELKELFDLFNDEQHRNTVATRCADRGITWHFNPPKAPHFGGLWEAAVKTAKRHLYRHLGNTRLSYEGYCTVLHQIEAAMNSRPLLPLSDDPNELAALTPAHFLIGTSMFAVPEPDYTQLKSCTLDDLQKWQLLVQRFWKHWATEYLQEMQKSYASGGSNNSNILPGRLVILMDESLPTTRWPLARIVKIHPGEDKIVRVVTLKTAKGIITRPITKICVLPLRTDSENHV; this is encoded by the exons ATGCCAGCTCAACCGCTTATTTTGTCGTCGAGACGAACGATTTTGATTGCCATTTTGGCCCGTTACGAAGAGTTTCTTCAAAACTACCAGCCCGATAGGGATTCTATCGAGGTGGAAACTCGTATGGCCAAATTTGACCAAATATGCAAGGATTTGGAGAACCTTCAACAGCAGCTGGAGGACAGTGCAACCACTGCTGAAGAGATGACACACAATGCCGCCCTTAGGGAGGATTTTGAACGGCGCTTAATTCGCGTTCAATCGGCATTGAAAGCGAAATATAGAGAAATTCCGCGCAGCGAAGTGTCGCAGCAAGGAGCCG ACAAGGTGATCGCTGATCTGCCGGCGCATGATGTTTCCACTCGCGGCTGGAACATTCCTTCGGAATTTGTTTTGGCTGACCCGCAGTTCGATAAATCAGCACCGATTGATCTCATCCTTGGTGCCCGTCATTATGCTTCCTTCTTTACGAACGTAAAATCGCACGAGCTTGCTCCGAACCTTCCAACTATGCTGAACAGCGTGTTTGGGTGGGTCATGATTGGTCCCACCTCTCCTCAGAATCCTGCATCTCCGACCGATTGTACCGCCGCGTCCACAATCGTCTGCATGGCATCCCTGGAGGAGTCTCTCGAACGCTTTTGGAAGCTGGAAGAGTTAAGCGTCAATGATTCGTACTCACCTGATGAGCGGCGATGCGAAACATTGTATAAAGAAACCACTCAGCGCGATGAGTCGGGTCGCTATATTGTACGATTGCCCAAACAGACCGACTTCACGGAAAAGCTTGGCCAGTCTAAAACTACCGCTTTGAGACGCTTCGAGCTGCTGGAGAGGAGGCTAGAACGCAACCCACAGCTCAAGGAAGACTATCATGCCTTCATGAAGGAGTATTTGGAGCTGGGGCACATGTCGCTCATGAACAAAGATAGTGGGGATGAACGGGCGTACTACCTACCGCACCATCCCGTATTTAAAGCCTCCAGTACCACCACGAAAGTAAGGGTCGTGTTCGACGGATCTGCAAAAACAAGCACCGGTTATTCCTTGAATGACATTCTATGTGTTGGTCCAATCGTGCAGGACGAGCTGCTTGATATTGTGTTGCGATTCCGCACTTACCAAATAGCACTTGTGGGAGATATAGCTAAAATGTACCGACAAATACTGCTGCATTCTGATGATTGTCGATTGGTGCGCATATTCTTTCGATTTTCGCCGCAAGCTCCGATCCAAGTATATGAGCTCAACACCGTTACATACGGACTAGCACCTTCCTCGTTTCTGGCTACACGCACACTTATCCAACTAGCAGAGGATGAAGGGACTGAGTATGCGCTTGCACCTGCAGCCCTGAAACGAAACTTTTACGTGGACGACTTCATTGGTGGTGCCAATAACGTTCGCGAAGCTGTTCAGCTGCGTAAGGAGTTATCAGCGCTACTTGCCAAAGGTGGGTTTGAGTTGCGCAAGTGGACCTCAAACAATCTGAGCGTACTCTCCGGCTTAAGCACCGAGTATATCGGCACACACTCATCGCTGCATTTTATACCCAACGAGACGGTCAAAGCACTCGGCATCTCGTGGAAGCCTGAATCGGATGAGCTGTGTTTTGAATCCAACACTGAGGCTGATGAAGCCACGTCGACCAAGCGATCTATTTTGTCGAGCATTGCCAAAATGTACGATCCGCTCGGATTGATAGCACCGGTGATCGTGCGTGCTAAGATGCTGATGCAGGAGCTATGGCTACTCAAATCCGGCTGGGATGAACCTGTTCCTAATCACATCTGTAAAAAATGGAAGGCGATTCAGAGCGACTGGAAAACGTTATCCGAGTACAGGACTAACCGTTACGCTCTCTTACCAGATGCAACAGTAGAATTTCACACATTTACCGATGCTTCTGAGGCCGCCTACGGAGCATGTGTCTACGCTCGTTGTGAAAACGCGGCGGGAGAAGTCCGCATCAGCCTATTAGCTTCGAAGTCTCGAGTGGCACCACTGAAGCGCGTCACGTTGCCGAGGCTTGAACTAAGCGCAGCTGTCCTGGGCGCCCATCTGCATCATCGCGTCAAGGAGGCAATGCAGATCGTGTGCGCCGAATCGTTTTTCTGGTCCGACTCAACAGTGACGCTAAAATGGATTGCGTCACCTCCCAACTCCTGGAAGACGTTCGTGGCAAATCGAGTAGCTGAGGTGCAACACTACTCTCATCCAAGGCAATGGAGGCACGTTCCTGGCACATCCAATCCTGCTGACTTGGTTTCCCGAGGCATGTCGGCAGCACACTTCACGCAGAATCAGCTTTGGAATAACGGTCCAGATTGGCTTGTGCAACCTTCGTCCCATTGGCCCAGCTCAGATCCAGAACCAAGCGATGAGGCGGACCTAGAAACACGCCAGGTGAGTGCCGCTTTAGTTTGTACACAAACTCATCCATGGTTTGGCATTTCTTCATCCTTCACCAGAATGGTACGCATCATTGCATACTGCATACGGTTTGTGCGCAACACCAAGCAGAAGGCGCGATCACAGCGACCGATACCGCACACCAATGCATCCAAGACGATCACACCCAAGTACGTGGATGCTGCAAAAACTGTGCTTTGCAGACTAGCCCAGCAAGATGCATTTTCCGCGGAAATCAAGCAGCTAAAAAAGGGAGAAGCATTGATGAAACAATCACCTTTACGAAAACTTACCCCATTCCTGGATACAGAAGAAGTAATACGGGTGGGAGGACGATTGAACTTGTCGCAACTACCGTATCAGTCCAAGCATCCAGCTGTTCTACCGAAGAACCACAAATTCACTCGTCTACTTGCGGAAGATTATCATGAAGAGATGAAACATGCTAGTGGAAGGCTCTTGCTATCCCGCATTAGAGAGCTATATTGGCCACTGGACGGACGTCGCTTGGTAAAAAGCATTGCAAGGAACTGCTTCCGCTGTATTCGGCAAGATCCCACACTCGCCCGGCAGCCGGTTGGCCAGCTTCCACCATCCCGCATCACACCGAGCCGACCTTTTTCTGTAACCGGAGTGGACTACGCCGGTCCATTCTACTTGAAGCCAGCGCACCGGAAGGCAGCAGCTACTAAGAGCTATCTGTGCGTTTTCGTGTGTTTCGCTACGAAAGCTGTGCACTTGGAACTCGTAGGAGACCTCACAACGGCGGGATTCTTAGCAGCGCTACGCCGATTCACATCACGACGCGGATTGCCAGCCCACATCCATTCTGATAATGGGAAAAACTTCGAAGGCGCAGAACGTGAGCTGAAGGAGCTTTTTGATCTGTTCAACGACGaacaacaccgcaacaccgTGGCTACCAGATGCGCTGACCGGGGAATCACTTGGCATTTCAACCCACCAAAGGCTCCACACTTCGGCGGATTATGGGAAGCAGCAGTAAAGACGGCGAAGCGACACCTCTATCGTCACCTGGGCAATACGCGGCTGTCGTACGAAGGCTACTGCACTGTGCTCCACCAAATCGAAGCAGCGATGAATTCCCGTCCGCTGTTGCCTTTGTCCGACGATCCCAACGAGCTAGCTGCACTCACACCGGCACACTTCCTTATTGGCACATCGATGTTCGCCGTGCCTGAACCGGACTACACCCAGCTGAAATCCTGCACGCTAGATGATCTTCAGAAGTGGCAGCTTTTGGTTCAGCGTTTTTGGAAGCATTGGGCCACTGAGTATCTacaagaaatgcaaaaaagttATGCAAGTGgtggcagcaacaacagcaacatactTCCCGGCAGGTTAGTGATCCTCATGGACGAATCGTTACCCACCACTCGTTGGCCTCTCGCGCGTATCGTTAAAATCCATCCCGGTGAAGACAAGATAGTACGCGTCGTTACGCTTAAGACAGCTAAGGGAATAATTACGCGACCGATCACGAAAATATGCGTTTTACCGCTCAGAACTGATAGCGAAAACCACGTGTAG
- the LOC120949650 gene encoding uncharacterized protein LOC120949650, with protein MASDPRLPQPLDCANLTKEWPRWKQSFAIYLRASGKITEKEENKVATFLWTIGPRGVEIFNTLYPDAANAANLFGENENEVEDEGVADAAEEEGEAMSLKNVIEAFDEYCLPKRNTTMEAFKFHKIAQKEKQTFAEFETELRTQAQFCEFQCLKCNTPYTDRMQRDRIIFGINDKSLQHKLLDRHDATLNKVIETCKLFEVTSDNKQVLEEKLSLHEVKKEERQSEEERQVAAVNQNSCYKCGGKFSEKHRGSCLAVNATCYRCGGVGHFSKCCRRKNNGNSFSNQRQQEKQNVAYLLYRTYYNTHYQL; from the coding sequence ATGGCGTCCGATCCAAGATTACCGCAGCCGCTTGATTGTGCTAACTTAACAAAAGAATGGCCTCGGTGGAAACAATCGTTCGCTATTTACTTGCGTGCTAGTGGCAAAATAACAGAAAAGGAAGAGAACAAAGTTGCCACATTTCTATGGACAATTGGACCACGAGGTGTGGAAATTTTCAACACTCTGTACCCCGACGCTGCAAATGCTGCAAATCTCTTCggcgaaaatgaaaatgaggTCGAGGACGAAGGTGTTGCCGACGCGGCTGAAGAAGAGGGAGAAGCGATGTCTCTTAAAAACGTAATTGAAGCATTTGATGAATACTGCTTGCCAAAAAGAAATACTACAATGGAAGCGTTCAAGTTCCATAAAATtgcacaaaaagaaaagcaaacgttCGCGGAATTTGAAACTGAACTACGAACGCAAGCCCAGTTTTGTGAATTTCAGTGTTTGAAATGCAACACTCCATACACTGATCGTATGCAGCGCGACCGAATAATTTTTGGCATCAACGATAAATCTCTCCAGCACAAATTACTGGATCGACACGACGCCACGCTCAACAAAGTCATAGAAACATGCAAACTATTTGAGGTGACTTCGGATAACAAGCAAGTGTTGGAGGAAAAGTTGAGCCTGCATGAGGTTAAAAAGGAAGAACGACAATCGGAGGAGGAGCGGCAAGTAGCAGCAGTTAATCAGAATTCGTGCTACAAATGTGGGGGAAAATTCAGCGAGAAACATCGAGGAAGCTGCCTAGCAGTGAATGCGACGTGCTACAGATGTGGTGGTGTCGGCCATTTTAGCAAGTGCTGCCGTCGCAAGAACAATGGAAATAGCTTCAGCAACCAGCGGCAACAGGAGAAACAGaatgtagcatatctgctatacagaacttattataatacacactatcagctatag